One Ostrea edulis chromosome 2, xbOstEdul1.1, whole genome shotgun sequence genomic region harbors:
- the LOC125680302 gene encoding putative protein-lysine deacylase ABHD14B, with protein sequence MSPSGIHVNKTLILVIFSIIVGIVIFKNYKYIGTFLKFDEKREEMSKIPQDALDHAKTLKVENYKVKVELKDGKSVQIVVREVISQPGVTDILFLHGQAFSSEDWEKINTLRIFSALGYHPVAVDLPEGGKTQSEKTDVGDKGMFLEKLISTLKLKSPVIISPSMSGSYSLPYLFKDPSAVKQRSRGFVPVAPVHTKEFTPEQYKNLPIPSAIVYGENDQTIGPVSTKNLKNLPNSKLNMIKGAGHAAWIDKPEEFHLILYKFLLSLSSDN encoded by the exons ATGAGTCCCTCCGGCATTCACGTcaacaaaactttgatcctagTTATCTTCTCTATCATTGTCGGGATTGTCATATTCAAAAACTACAAATACATTGGCACTTTTCTGAAGTTTGACGAAAAGAGGGAAGAAATGAGCAAGATCCCACAGGATGCCCTCGACCATGCCAAAACTTTGAAAGTTGAAAACTACAAGGTTAAAGTTGAGTTGAAGGATGGCAAG AGTGTTCAGATCGTTGTCCGTGAGGTCATTTCACAACCTGGAGTAACTGATATTCTCTTCCTCCATGGACAGGCATTTTCTTCAGAGGATTGGGAAAAAATCAACACCCTGAGGATATTTTCTGCTCTTGGATACCATCCAGTGGCTGTAGACCTACCCGAGG GAGGTAAGACTCAAAGTGAGAAGACTGATGTCGGAGACAAGGGAATGTTTTTGGAGAAACTGATTTCTACCCTGAAATTGAAATCCCCAGTCATTATCAGTCCGTCTATGAGTGGGAGCTACTCTCTACCTTATCTCTTCAAGGACCCTTCAGCTGTAAAACAGCGCTCCAGAGGGTTTGTCCCTGTAGCACCAGTACACACAAAGGAGTTCACCCCAGAGCAGTACAAAAATCTCCCA ATTCCATCTGCCATTGTCTATGGAGAGAATGACCAAACGATTGGTCCAGTCTCTACTAAAAATTTAAAGAACCTGCCTAACAGTAAACTCAACATGATAAAAGGGGCAGGCCACGCAGCATGGATAGACAAACCAGAAGAGTTTCATCTCATCTTGTACAAGTTCCTTCTTAGTCTGAGCAGTGATAACTGA